A genomic segment from Drosophila willistoni isolate 14030-0811.24 chromosome 2L unlocalized genomic scaffold, UCI_dwil_1.1 Seg168, whole genome shotgun sequence encodes:
- the LOC6640767 gene encoding protein Wnt-2 isoform X1: protein MWIIPNKLLIYIFWIMEIRLVSSFTSAMLCGRIPGLTAAQRQLCSEMPDALIALGEGHQLGSQECQHQFRGHRWNCSEVWQRNVFAHIMPVASREAAFTYAIANAGAAYAVTAACARGNISTCGCDGRHKSSGGDGSSISMDWKWGGCSADVDFGMRFARKFMDAREVEKDARSLMNLHNNRAGRTLVKKLLKTDCKCHGVSGSCVMKTCWKSLPPFRLMGDRLMQKYHKAKTVQVVRGKRGLRLVLSRKKHPAAVAAASQKQTLAWPKRLELIYLAPSPNYCERSLRSGSLGTKGRICQQKQGHHGPQSCDLLCCGRGYNTQYISRTVQCSCQFHWCCQVECKLCDESYEEFTCK from the exons atgTGGATAATaccaaacaaattgttaatCTATATATTTTGGATTATGGAAATAAG ATTAGTGTCCAGCTTTACATCCGCCATGCTTTGTGGTCGGATACCGGGCCTGACGGCCGCCCAGCGTCAATTGTGCAGCGAGATGCCCGATGCCCTGATTGCCCTCGGTGAGGGTCATCAATTGGGTTCCCAGGAGTGCCAGCATCAGTTTCGTGGTCATCGCTGGAATTGCTCTGAGGTGTGGCAACGGAATGTCTTTGCCCATATCATGCCCGTTG CTTCACGTGAGGCAGCCTTTACCTATGCCATAGCCAATGCTGGAGCAGCCTATGCCGTGACAGCGGCTTGTGCCCGTGGCAATATATCCACCTGCGGTTGCGATGGACGACACAAATCCTCGGGTGGGGATGGCAGCTCAATCTCAATGGACTGGAAATGGGGCGGTTGCTCGGCAGATGTTGATTTTGGTATGAGATTTGCACGCAAATTCATGGATGCCCGAGAAGTGGAGAAGGATGCCCGAAGTCTTATGAATCTGCATAACAATCGAGCAGGTCGTACG CTGGTTAAGAAACTGCTCAAGACAGACTGCAAGTGTCATGGTGTTAGCGGTTCGTGTGTTATGAAAACCTGCTGGAAAAGTTTGCCGCCCTTTCGCCTCATGGGCGACAGGCTAATGCAAAAGTATCACAAAGCCAAAACTGTTCAAGTCGTTAGAGGCAAACGTGGACTGAGATTAGTATTAAGCAG AAAGAAGCATccggctgctgttgctgctgctagcCAGAAGCAAACTTTGGCCTGGCCCAAACGTTTGGAGCTTATTTATTTGGCTCCGTCTCCCAATTATTGTGAGCGTAGTCTTCGTAGCGGTAGTCTAGGCACTAAGGGACGTATCTGCCAGCAGAAACAAGGACATCATGGGCCACAAAGCTGTGATCTGCTCTGTTGTGGGCGTGGCTATAATACCCAGTATATAAGTCGGACAGTTCAGTGTAGTTGTCAGTTTCATTGGTGCTGTCAGGTTGAGTGCAAATTGTGCGATGAAAGTTATGAGGAATTTACATGTAAATAG
- the LOC6640767 gene encoding protein Wnt-2 isoform X2, which yields MLCGRIPGLTAAQRQLCSEMPDALIALGEGHQLGSQECQHQFRGHRWNCSEVWQRNVFAHIMPVASREAAFTYAIANAGAAYAVTAACARGNISTCGCDGRHKSSGGDGSSISMDWKWGGCSADVDFGMRFARKFMDAREVEKDARSLMNLHNNRAGRTLVKKLLKTDCKCHGVSGSCVMKTCWKSLPPFRLMGDRLMQKYHKAKTVQVVRGKRGLRLVLSRKKHPAAVAAASQKQTLAWPKRLELIYLAPSPNYCERSLRSGSLGTKGRICQQKQGHHGPQSCDLLCCGRGYNTQYISRTVQCSCQFHWCCQVECKLCDESYEEFTCK from the exons ATGCTTTGTGGTCGGATACCGGGCCTGACGGCCGCCCAGCGTCAATTGTGCAGCGAGATGCCCGATGCCCTGATTGCCCTCGGTGAGGGTCATCAATTGGGTTCCCAGGAGTGCCAGCATCAGTTTCGTGGTCATCGCTGGAATTGCTCTGAGGTGTGGCAACGGAATGTCTTTGCCCATATCATGCCCGTTG CTTCACGTGAGGCAGCCTTTACCTATGCCATAGCCAATGCTGGAGCAGCCTATGCCGTGACAGCGGCTTGTGCCCGTGGCAATATATCCACCTGCGGTTGCGATGGACGACACAAATCCTCGGGTGGGGATGGCAGCTCAATCTCAATGGACTGGAAATGGGGCGGTTGCTCGGCAGATGTTGATTTTGGTATGAGATTTGCACGCAAATTCATGGATGCCCGAGAAGTGGAGAAGGATGCCCGAAGTCTTATGAATCTGCATAACAATCGAGCAGGTCGTACG CTGGTTAAGAAACTGCTCAAGACAGACTGCAAGTGTCATGGTGTTAGCGGTTCGTGTGTTATGAAAACCTGCTGGAAAAGTTTGCCGCCCTTTCGCCTCATGGGCGACAGGCTAATGCAAAAGTATCACAAAGCCAAAACTGTTCAAGTCGTTAGAGGCAAACGTGGACTGAGATTAGTATTAAGCAG AAAGAAGCATccggctgctgttgctgctgctagcCAGAAGCAAACTTTGGCCTGGCCCAAACGTTTGGAGCTTATTTATTTGGCTCCGTCTCCCAATTATTGTGAGCGTAGTCTTCGTAGCGGTAGTCTAGGCACTAAGGGACGTATCTGCCAGCAGAAACAAGGACATCATGGGCCACAAAGCTGTGATCTGCTCTGTTGTGGGCGTGGCTATAATACCCAGTATATAAGTCGGACAGTTCAGTGTAGTTGTCAGTTTCATTGGTGCTGTCAGGTTGAGTGCAAATTGTGCGATGAAAGTTATGAGGAATTTACATGTAAATAG